One Trichoderma asperellum chromosome 5, complete sequence genomic region harbors:
- a CDS encoding uncharacterized protein (EggNog:ENOG41) — protein MADPIGAKPGGIITRPLDANEKFVKWAATLGAPYDKTHFGLFQAHHLRLPSYIKDPVPYLQRTWLALRDRHPKFGAVFTPSSAGDAVTTDLGPYDHDNWLENTFFVNISIPEAHALLSSLKYTEIPLCYWLPVSQELAMYIPHWITDGTGFLILAHRFMTILVSVINEGLSKTLDSYASEQVSYETNGPSGDELTGYVDDDSTEAARLKEISQDLLAPFLQALPTIGLPLKPDGKSGLPGNASHIAISLESETTAAIVTECQKRGISVNSALHTSLIRITSRFAQHPAAQAYTSVLYINMRPHLPNPGPTLGASSLVAVLPIAVRGILPGTNGKPAKDWANLSAELNSIYRSVPEKKYQPRDGNSPQSVIDINGRLTRDVLTVFSSSPPPEMPDVRPFDYSSIGLVEKYLQRDYGVGDDKGRIEVLNVWKASIIATPSALCHGYTFRDRLAISVAYNDGYFSRDFMRKILQDIFIDIMHNLDITL, from the coding sequence ATGGCAGACCCAATAGGAGCGAAACCTGGCGGTATTATTACCCGCCCTCTAGACGCAAACGAGAAGTTTGTGAAATGGGCAGCTACATTAGGCGCACCTTATGATAAGACCCATTTTGGATTATTCCAAGCTCATCACTTGCGGCTTCCCTCATACATCAAAGACCCTGTGCCATATCTACAACGAACATGGCTTGCGTTACGAGACCGACACCCCAAGTTTGGCGCTGTATTCACGCCCTCATCAGCTGGAGACGCCGTTACTACGGATTTGGGACCATATGATCATGATAACTGGCTTGAAAACACTTTTTTTGTTAATATATCAATTCCAGAAGCTCATGCCCTTCTCTCGTCTTTAAAATACACAGAAATTCCTTTGTGTTATTGGCTGCCTGTTTCACAGGAACTGGCCATGTACATACCGCATTGGATCACCGATGGCACCGGGTTTCTCATACTCGCACATCGGTTTATGACCATTTTAGTGTCTGTTATTAATGAGGGACTATCAAAAACATTAGATAGCTATGCTAGTGAGCAAGTTTCTTACGAGACAAACGGTCCAAGCGGTGATGAGTTGACTGGCTACGTGGATGATGATTCTACAGAAGCAGCTCGTCTCAAAGAAATTTCTCAGGATTTGCTGGCACCTTTTTTGCAAGCTCTTCCTACTATTGGATTGCCTCTTAAACCAGACGGTAAGAGCGGCCTTCCTGGAAATGCTAGCCACATCGCCATATCTTTAGAGTCGGAAACAACTGCTGCAATAGTTACCGAGTGTCAGAAACGCGGGATTAGCGTCAACAGTGCTTTGCATACCAGTTTGATACGTATCACCAGTCGCTTTGCCCAACACCCAGCCGCTCAAGCTTATACGAGtgtcttatatattaatatgaGACCCCACTTACCaaaccctggacctacccttgGTGCCTCTTCTCTGGTTGCAGTGCTACCAATAGCTGTCCGAGGCATACTACCAGGAACAAATGGCAAACCAGCAAAAGATTGGGCAAATCTTTCGGCAGAATTAAACTCCATTTACCGAAGTGTACCGGAGAAGAAGTACCAGCCGAGAGATGGAAACTCACCGCAGAGTGTAATCGACATAAACGGACGCCTGACTAGAGATGTTTTGACGGTTTTCAGCTCATCACCGCCACCGGAGATGCCCGACGTTCGACCTTTTGATTATAGTTCTATTGGATTGGTTGAAAAGTATCTTCAGAGGGATTATGGCGTCGGTGACGATAAAGGTCGAATCGAAGTATTAAATGTGTGGAAGGCCAGTATTATTGCGACCCCATCAGCATTATGCCATGGCTATACATTCCGTGACAGGCTGGCAATCTCAGTGGCGTATAACGATGGATACTTCAGTAGAGATTTTATGAGGAAGATCTTGCAGGATATCTTTATTGACATCATGCACAATTTGGATATTACTCTCTAA
- the PRB1 gene encoding proteinase B (MEROPS:MER0000328~SECRETED:SignalP(1-20)) — MASIRRLALYLGALLPAVLAAPAALHKKPEAVPNKFIVTLKEGASIDTDSHLAWVNDLHRRSLTKRSTAGVEKTYNIHTWSAYAGEFDDETIEQIKSSPDVASVEPDYIMYLSDIVEDKRALTTQSGAPWGLGTVSHRTSGSTSYIYDSSAGAGTFAYVVDSGINTSHQQFGGRASLGYNAAGGQHVDTLGHGTHVSGTIAGSTYGVAKQASLISVKVFSGDSSTTSIILDGYNWAVNDIVSRNRASKSAINMSLGGPASSTWTTAINAAFNQGVLTIVAAGNGDSLGNPQPVSSTSPANVPNAITVAALDINWRTASFTNYGAGVDVFAPGVNVLSSWIGSNTATNTISGTSMATPHVVGLALYLQSLEGLSTPTAVTNRIKALATTGRVTGSLRGSPNSIIFNGNST; from the exons ATGGCCAGCATCCGTCGTCTTGCTCTCTATCTCGGAGCCTTGCTCCCGGCTGTCCTCGCCGCTCCCGCAGCTCTTCATAAGAAGCCGGAGGCTGTACCTAACAAGTTTATTGTCACTCTGAAAGAGGGCGCTTCCATTGATACAGACTCTCATCTCGCCTGGGTAAATGACCTCCACCGTCGATCTTTGACCAAGCGTAGCACTGCTGGTGTTGAAAAGACTTATAACATTCATACTTGGAGTGCTTATGCGGGCGAGTTTGATGACGAGACAATTGAGCAGATCAAGTCTAGTCCCGAT GTTGCGTCTGTGGAGCCAGACTACATCATGTACCTGTCGGACATTGTTGAAGACAAGCGTGCTTTGACTACACAATCCGGTGCTCCTTGGGGTCTCGGCACTGTTTCCCATCGCACATCTGGGTCCACAAGCTACATTTATGATAGCtcagctggcgctggaaCTTTTGCCTACGTAGTTGACTCCGGTATCAACACCTCCCATCAGCAATTCGGCGGGCGTGCCAGCCTTGGCTATAATGCTGCAGGGGGGCAGCATGTTGATACTCTTGGTCATGGTACTCATGTTTCCGGAACAATTGCTGGATCTACATATGGCGTTGCTAAGCAG GCTAGCCTAATCTCCGTTAAGGTCTTCTCTGGAGATAGCTCCACCACCTCTATTATCCTCGACGGCTATAACTGGGCCGTGAACGACATTGTCTCGCGGAACCGTGCTAGCAAATCTGCTATTAATATGTCGCTTGGAGGACCTGCTTCATCTACCTGGACGACCGCCATCAACGCAGCCTTTAACCAGGGTGTGCTTACCATTGTCGCCGCTGGTAATGGAGACTCTCTAGGAAACCCCCAACCAGTCTCCAGCACTTCTCCTGCTAACGTACCTAACGCCATCACTGTTGCAGCACTGGACATCAATTGGCGCACTGCTTCCTTCACCAACTATGGTGCTGGTGTTGACGTTTTTGCCCCTGGTGTTAATGTTCTGTCCTCATGGATTGGATCTAACACTGCCACCAACACAATTAGCGGCACTTCAATGGCTACACCTCACGTTGTCGGTCTGGCTCTCTATCTTCAATCCCTTGAAGGTCTCTCCACTCCCACCGCTGTCACTAATCGGATCAAAGCTCTGGCTACCACTGGCCGCGTAACCGGCAGCCTTAGAGGTAGCCCTAACTCTATCATCTTCAACGGAAACAGCACTTAA
- a CDS encoding uncharacterized protein (EggNog:ENOG41), giving the protein MTHGITALKEHFLDNFALEFQKAGFSVLIYDNRGFGESGGLRYDADPVKFQDDYIDAFDYAASLPQVDSQRIVFWGSSYSGGVAITSAAIDRRVKAVVVQVPFVSAELLVGTGQPFLDMVHKDRAKIRSGEEWPLTRVVASTLDEAEAGTAPVILRDTASFRFFQDASQQGGNWENKLTTMSLFRLVRFEPIRYIHRIAPTPLLMVVGENDNSLLTPQLQAFGLAHEPKQLHLLKNCGHFDQYRGDIFKENIAVQIAFMKKHV; this is encoded by the exons ATGACCCATGGA ATCACAGCCCTTAAAGAACACTTTCTTGATAATTTTGCGCTTGAATTTCAGAAAGCCGGTTTCAGTGTCTTAATCTACGATAATCGTGGCTTCGGAGAAAGTGGTGGTCTCAGATACGATGCCGATCCTGTCAAATTCCAGGATGACTACATTGATGCTTTCGACTACGCCGCGTCTCTTCCACAGGTGGACTCGCAACGCATTGTCTTTTGGGGATCAAGTTACTCAGGGGGAGTTGCTATTACTTCTGCGGCAATTGATCGTCGAGTCAAAGCTGTTGTTGTCCAGGTGCCATTTGTATCGGCGGAACTATTAGTAGGCACTGGGCAGCCATTTCTCGACATGGTCCATAAAGATCGCGCTAAGATACGCAGCGGAGAAGAATGGCCTCTTACTCGTGTCGTTGCTTCCACActtgacgaggctgaggccgGCACTGCACCCGTCATACTCCGAGATACGGCTAGCTTCCGCTTTTTCCAGGATGCCTCCCAGCAAGGCGGTAATTGGGAGAATAAATTAACAACGATGTCTCTTTTTAGATTAGTTCGGTTTGAACCTATCCGATATATCCATCGCATTGCACCCACGCCTCTTTTGATGGTTGTAGGAGAAAACGATAATAGCTTGCTTACCCCCCAGTTGCAAGCATTTGGATTAGCTCATGAACCCAAGCAGCTCCATTTGCTGAAAAACTGCGGTCATTTTGACCAATATCGCGGTGATATTTTTAAGGAGAACATTGCGGTTCAAATTGCATTTATGAAGAAGCACGTGTAA
- a CDS encoding uncharacterized protein (EggNog:ENOG41), giving the protein MGDVRRTVKQSMPVDVNKPYDPSTLKDKTILITGGANGLGAHMVRHWAAHGANIIIGDVADQAGEELVASLRMAYPQAVFEFRHCDVTNWESQVSLFETAVQVSPYGSVDVVVPNAGIILPGEATKFENPEFVNGRIPEPNTATLDVNVRGVIYTSHLALYYLPQNKRSDRCLLFVGSVASIIPLPGQSQYSMSKHAVLGLFRSLRGTAFLKDIRINMIAPYYTAQTKMLQATTEALMLAGSAGPGQVPDVIDAATRLIADETVAGRALVIGPRLKPYDSEIFDQGRDLANGGEAIEGQAIWECYAHDYDQVETFVKRYLWLLNAAAKARGLLAWIRDIMAIWKRS; this is encoded by the coding sequence ATGGGCGACGTGCGGCGGACGGTAAAGCAGTCGATGCCAGTAGACGTCAACAAGCCATATGATCCTTCAACACTCAAAGATAAGACGATTCTTATCACTGGTGGCGCCAATGGCTTAGGCGCACATATGGTTCGCCATTGGGCCGCTCACGGTGCAAATATCATCATTGGAGATGTTGCGGACCAGGCTGGCGAAGAGCTTGTGGCTTCACTTCGGATGGCATACCCTCAGGCAGTTTTCGAGTTCCGGCACTGCGATGTCACGAATTGGGAGTCTCAAGTCAGCCTCTTCGAGACCGCCGTCCAAGTCAGTCCATACGGCTCTGTAGACGTCGTGGTTCCCAACGCCGGAATTATTCTCCCCGGGGAGGCCACAAAATTTGAGAATCCAGAGTTTGTGAATGGCAGAATCCCGGAGCCTAATACAGCAACACTGGATGTAAACGTGAGAGGCGTCATTTACACCTCTCATCTTGCGCTATACTACCTTCCACAAAATAAGAGATCTGATAGATGCCTTCTTTTCGTGGGCTCCGTGGCTTCTATTATTCCACTTCCCGGCCAGAGCCAATATAGCATGAGCAAGCATGCTGTTCTGGGTCTCTTCCGCTCGCTGCGCGGAACAGCCTTCCTGAAGGATATTCGCATAAATATGATCGCGCCCTACTACACTGCACAGACCAAAATGCTACAGGCAACAACAGAAGCCCTTATGCTTGCAGGATCTGCTGGGCCAGGACAGGTTCCTGACGTCATTGATGCAGCAACACGACTGATTGCTGATGAAACAGTAGCTGGTCGCGCTCTCGTCATCGGTCCACGGCTGAAGCCTTACGACAGCGAAATTTTCGATCAAGGCCGTGATTTAGCGAACGGAGGAGAAGCTATTGAAGGCCAAGCTATTTGGGAATGCTACGCGCACGATTATGACCAGGTAGAAACTTTCGTAAAGAGATACCTATGGCTGTTGAACGCTGCAGCAAAGGCCCGGGGATTGTTGGCCTGGATTCGTGATATCATGGCCATCTGGAAGCGAAGTTGA